A portion of the Malania oleifera isolate guangnan ecotype guangnan chromosome 3, ASM2987363v1, whole genome shotgun sequence genome contains these proteins:
- the LOC131151348 gene encoding galactolipase DONGLE, chloroplastic yields MASTANMTSTTVNLVSVSENSFPRQCSLWEQVSLPKKKSKLSLARQSVVASSIIAPEKTTPAVFSTQEVKTKPRVNLARVWRELQGSNNWEDLVEPLHPLLRNEIIRYGEFVSACYKAFDLDPSSKRYLNCKYGKKNMLREVGMADSGYEITKYIYATADISSSIPIQNYLAANCCGRWIGYIAASSDNEARRLGRRDILITFRGTVTNPEWIANLMSSLTPARLDPHDPRPEIKVESGFLGLYTSDESNSKFGLESCREQLLSEVSQLINKFKGEELSITVAGHSMGSSLGLLFAYDVAELGLNRNTLDREIPITVFSFAGPRVGNSGFKRRCEELGVKVLRIVNVNDPITKMPGVVFNENFRVLGGRYEFPWSCSCYAHVGVELALDFFMMQNPSCVHDLETYINLLKCPKPVQFQRDTGIDFLSKARELLQSAQNFKPSPWITVASSMMNLVQSQRT; encoded by the coding sequence ATGGCTTCCACAGCAAACATGACAAGCACAACTGTGAACCTGGTTTCAGTTTCAGAAAACAGTTTTCCCCGGCAGTGTTCGCTGTGGGAGCAAGTGTCTTTGCCCAAAAAGAAATCTAAACTCTCTTTGGCTCGGCAATCTGTTGTTGCCTCCTCCATAATTGCACCGGAGAAAACAACACCAGCAGTGTTCAGTACCCAAGAAGTGAAAACTAAACCTAGAGTGAATCTGGCTCGTGTTTGGAGAGAGCTTCAGGGTTCCAACAACTGGGAAGATCTCGTGGAACCCTTGCACCCTCTTCTCCGCAACGAGATCATTCGGTATGGGGAGTTCGTGAGTGCATGTTACAAGGCTTTTGACCTCGATCCGAGCTCAAAACGCTACTTGAACTGCAAGTATGGGAAAAAGAACATGCTGAGAGAAGTTGGCATGGCGGATTCTGGTTATGAGATAACCAAGTACATTTATGCCACTGCAGACATCAGTTCCAGCATCCCAATCCAGAATTATCTAGCTGCTAATTGCTGCGGCCGCTGGATCGGATACATTGCCGCATCGTCTGACAATGAGGCAAGAAGGCTTGGTAGAAGAGATATACTCATAACCTTTCGAGGGACGGTGACGAACCCAGAGTGGATTGCAAACCTAATGAGCTCCCTGACTCCAGCAAGGCTCGACCCTCACGATCCTCGGCCAGAGATAAAGGTGGAATCAGGTTTTCTTGGTTTGTATACTTCAGATGAAAGTAATAGCAAGTTTGGGCTCGAAAGCTGCCGTGAGCAGCTTCTTTCTGAAGTTTCTCAGCTTATAAACAAGTTTAAAGGTGAGGAATTGAGCATAACAGTGGCTGGTCATAGCATGGGGAGCTCACTGGGTCTTCTTTTCGCGTATGATGTTGCAGAGCTCGGTTTGAATAGAAACACTTTGGATCGAGAAATACCAATTACGGTTTTCTCGTTTGCCGGCCCAAGAGTTGGGAATTCTGGCTTCAAGAGACGGTGTGAGGAATTGGGTGTGAAAGTTCTGAGAATAGTAAACGTTAATGATCCCATCACAAAGATGCCTGGGGTTGTGTTCAACgaaaattttagggttttgggagggAGATATGAGTTTCCTTGGAGCTGCTCATGTTATGCTCATGTGGGTGTGGAGCTTGCTCTAGACTTTTTTATGATGCAAAACCCTTCATGCGTTCATGACTTGGAAACCTATATTAACTTACTAAAATGTCCCAAACCAGTGCAGTTTCAGAGAGATACGGGCATTGATTTCCTAAGCAAAGCAAGGGAATTGCTACAGAGTGCACAAAATTTCAAGCCGTCTCCATGGATAACTGTTGCAAGCTCTATGATGAACTTGGTTCAGTCTCAGAGGACTTGA